The proteins below come from a single Ictidomys tridecemlineatus isolate mIctTri1 chromosome 8, mIctTri1.hap1, whole genome shotgun sequence genomic window:
- the Tbcc gene encoding tubulin-specific chaperone C → MESAGCSAAAVGNRDMGSQRDLSLVPERLQRREQERQLEVEKRKQKRQNQEVEEEKSDFFAAAFSRERAAVEELLEGEESVERLEEATSRLQGLQKLLNDSVLFLAPYDLRQGQEALTHLQAALAERRQELQPKKRFAFKTRRKDAALASKVDTAPVAPAAEGIMSPSLPLKDEEALGFSWACGFTNLEFQVLEKRADEVHQRDILLTELSNCTIKLYGNPNTLRLTKARSCKVLCGPVSTSVFLEDCSDCILAVACQQLRLHSTTNTRIFLQVTSRAIVEDCSGIQFAPYTWSYPGIEKDFQGSGLDRSKNNWTNVDDFNWLARDMASPNWSILPEEERKIQWD, encoded by the coding sequence ATGGAGAGTGCTGGTTGTTCCGCAGCCGCTGTGGGAAACCGGGACATGGGGTCCCAGCGGGATCTGAGCCTGGTTCCTGAGCGGCTTCAGAGACGCGAGCAAGAGAGGCAACTGGAGGTGGAAAAGCGGAAGCAAAAGCGGCAGAACCAGGAGGTGGAAGAAGAGAAGAGCGACTTTTTCGCCGCCGCCTTCTCTCGGGAACGAGCGGCCGTGGAAGAGCTTCTGGAGGGCGAGGAATCAGTCGAGCGGCTAGAGGAGGCGACGTCTCGGCTCCAAGGGCTGCAGAAACTTCTCAACGACTCAGTTTTGTTCCTAGCCCCCTACGACTTGAGGCAGGGACAAGAGGCGCTGACGCATCTCCAGGCTGCCCTGGCCGAACGGCGCCAGGAGCTGCAGCCCAAGAAGCGGTTCGCTTTCAAGACCCGAAGGAAGGATGCTGCTTTGGCCTCCAAAGTAGACACGGCTCCCGTCGCTCCGGCAGCTGAAGGCATCATGTCCCCGTCGCTACCCTTGAAGGACGAGGAAGCACTTGGTTTCAGCTGGGCCTGTGGCTTCACCAACCTGGAGTTCCAAGTCCTGGAGAAGCGAGCCGACGAGGTGCACCAGCGCGACATCCTTTTGACGGAACTGAGCAACTGCACTATCAAACTGTATGGTAATCCTAACACCTTGCGGCTGACCAAGGCCCGCAGCTGCAAGGTGCTCTGTGGCCCGGTGTCCACCTCTGTGTTCTTGGAAGACTGCAGTGACTGCATACTGGCCGTAGCCTGCCAACAGCTCCGTTTACACAGTACCACAAACACCCGCATCTTCTTACAGGTGACCAGCAGGGCCATAGTGGAGGATTGCAGCGGCATCCAGTTCGCTCCTTATACCTGGAGTTACCCGGGGATCGAAAAGGACTTCCAGGGCTCTGGTTTAGATAGGAGCAAAAACAACTGGACCAACGTTGACGATTTCAATTGGCTGGCCCGGGATATGGCCTCCCCAAACTGGAGTATTCTTCctgaagaggagagaaagatCCAATGGGACTGA